A stretch of DNA from Cupriavidus taiwanensis:
GGCCATCACCGCGAGCGTGCCGGAGGAAAAGCCGGAACTGTTCGACCCGATGGCCGACAAGATCTACCGGCATCCGACGTTCTACCAGTTGCCCGACGAAGTCAACCACATGTAAGGCCCGCACGATGATCGCGTCCCCACAGCCCGCGGTGCCCGCCTCGCTCGACCACCTGCCGCCGGCGCGCACCGCCGCGCTGCGCTACGTGCTGCGCCTGGCCGACAATGCGCTGATCCTGGGCCAGCGCAACGCCGAATGGTGTGGCCATGGGCCGGTGCTGGAAGAAGACATCGCGCTGGCCAATATCAGCCTCGACCTGATCGGCCAGGCGCGGCTGCTGTATGGCCGCGCCGGCGAACTGGAGGCCGAGCTGACCGGCCTGCCCCGCCATGAGGACGACTACGCCTACTGGCGCGCGGAGCGCGAGTTCCGCAACTGGACCCTGCTGGAGCTGCCCCATCGCGGACCGCTGTCTGGCAACGCCGCAGCCGAACGCGACTACGCCGTCACCATCGTGCGCAACTTCCTGTACAGCGCGCTGATGGTCGAACTCTGGCAAGCCTTGCAGGCCAGCCGCGACGAACAGCTCGCCGCGATCGCCGCCAAGGCAATCAAGGAGGCGCGCTATCACCTGCATCACGCGGCCGGCTGGGTGGTGCGGCTGGGCGATGGTACCGAGGCCTCGCACGCGCGCATGCAAGGCGCGCTGGAACACCTGCTGCCGTATATGAACGAGTGTTTTGCCGAAGACGCGGTCGAAATCGATGCCGCCGCGCAGGGCATCGGCGTGGTCTCCGCCACGCTGCGCCCGGCCTGGGACGCCACCGTCGCCGAAACGCTGGAGGCGGCCACGCTGACCTTGCCGGCGGCCACCGGCTTTGTCTCGGCCGGCAAGCACGGCGTGCACTCGGAACACATGAGCTACCTGCTGGGCGAGATGCAGGGGCTGGCGCGGGCCCATCCGGGCGCGCAATGGTGAGCGCACGCTTTATCGCAAAGGCTTGATTCACATGGACGTCACCGCCTTCCCTTCCCATCACGTGCAAAACGCAGGCGCCACCGCCCAGGCGCGCGTCGCGCGCGCCTGGGCGGTGCTCGAAGCGGTGCCGGACCCGGAGATCCCGGTGGTGTCGATCCGCGAACTGGGCATCCTGCGCGAGGTCGCAGCCGGGCCGGACGGCGTGCTGGAGATCGTCATCACGCCCACCTATTCCGGCTGCCCGGCGATGTCGCAGATTGGTGAGGACATCGGCCAGGCGCTGGACCGCGCCGGGCTGGCGCCGTGGCGCATCCGCACCGTGCTGGCGCCGGCCTGGACCACGGACTGGATCACGCCGGCCGCGCGCGAGCGCCTGCGCGCGTTCGGCATCGCGCCGCCGGGACAGTGCGGCACGCCGGCCGGGGCGCAGCCGCTGCGCTTCGTGCCGCGCGCCGCGCGTGCCGGCGCGCCCGATGTCGTGGCCTGCCCGCGCTGCGGCGGCCTCCATACGCAGCAAATCTCGCGCTTTGCCTCGACCGCCTGCAAGGCGTTGTACCGGTGCCTGGACTGCCGCGAGCCCTTCGACTATTTCAAACCCTACTGAGCCCCCGGGCCGAGCCTAGGCTGCCATGACTCCACAGTTCCATCCGCTGCGAGTGGCGCAGGTGCGCCCCGAGACCGCCGACACCATCTCGATCGCGTTCGAGGTCCCGGACGCGCTGCGCGATGCCTACCGCTTCACGCAAGGCCAGTTCCTGACACTGAGGGCGCCGGTCGACGGCAAGGACCTGCGCCGCTCGTACTCGATCTGCTCGGCGGTGCAGGACTACGATGCGCACGGCGAACTGCGGGTGGCGGTCAAGCTGGTGGAGGATGGCCTGTTTTCCGGTCATCTGCACGACTCCATCGCCCCCGGGCAGGTGATCGACGTGATGACGCCTGACGGGCGCTTCCACGTGCCGCTCGACGCCAACGCCGCGCGCCACTATGTCGCCTTTGCCGCCGGCAGCGGCATCACGCCGGTGCTGTCGCTGGTCCGCACCACGCTGCAGGCCGAGCCGCACAGCCGCTTCACGCTGGTCTATGGCAACCGCAATGTCGACAGCATCATCTTTTCCGAAGCGCTGGAGGACCTGAAGAACCAGTACCTGGCGCGCTTCACGCTCTATCACGTGCTGTCGCGCCAGCCGCAGGAGGTCGACCTGCTGCACGGCCGGCTCGACCACGCGCGGGTGAGCGCCTTCCTGCAGACGCTGATTCCGGTCGACGATATCGACGCGGCCTTCGTCTGCGGCCCGGCCTCGATGATCGACGAGGTCGAGGCGGCGCTGCGCGATGCGGGCCTGGACCCGCACCGCATCCACGCCGAGCGCTTCGGAGTGCCGCTGGCACCGACCCGCAGCAAGCCGGCCGCGGCCCACGCCAATCACGCCGACCACGCCGGCACGGCGGAGCTGGTGGTGGTGCTCGATGGCAAGCAACACAGCATGCGCCTGCCGCTGGAGGACGCCAACGTGCTCGACACCGCGCTGGCCGCCGGGCTGGACCTGCCCTACGCCTGCAAGGGCGGCGTCTGTTGCACCTGCCGCGCCAAGGTGCTGGAAGGCAAGGTCGAGATGGAGAAGAACTACACGCTCGAGCCCTGGGAGATGGACAAGGGCTTCGTGCTTACCTGCCAGGCCCGCGCCCTGACGCCGCGGGTGGTGGTCAGCTACGACGAACGCTGATCCTGGCACGCGGTCGCGTGTGTCGTCAGACAATCGCCGACATTGGCCAGCACGGGCCGTGACTACAATGGCGGCAGGCGGCGCCCTGCTGGCGCGATGCTTGCAGGCGGGTGACCAGGCGCGCACGGCGCGCAGCTGTCGCGCCGCCGCCGCTGCGGCGCCAGCGAACCGCCCCACCCATATACAATCACGGCCATGCAATATATCCACGTCGTCAACGGTGATGTAGCAGGCACGACCCTGCGCCAGGCGCTGGCCCAGGCTGCGCGGCCGGACCCTGTCGTGGTGCTGCGCGACGATCTCGCCGTCGGTCCGCTGGCAGATATCGACAGCACCGGGATGATCCGCTCCGGATTCTGGCAGCGCGTCGCCCCGCACACCGACATCGACTTCGCCGCCGAGATGCGCCAGGCGCTGGACCAGCTGCTGGCGCTGCGGCAGGACGACATGGAAGTGGCGATCTGGCACGGCCAGAGCGCGGCCGACCAGCTGATGCTGCGCCGGGTGGTGTTCCACCTGTACCAGGCGCCACAGCGGATCAACGAGGTCGCGATGGACCTGCGCGAACTGGAAACGCCCGCGCAGGGCAATCTGGCGGCGATCGGCATGTACTCGCCGGCGCGGCTGGCGCGGCGCTTCTCCACCATCGCGCCGGTCTCGGTGCTGCGGCTGGGGCGCCTGGGTTACGAATGGCAGCAGAACGTCAAGGAAAACGCCGACGTGCGGCTGTGGAAGGGCAACACGCTGGTGCCGGCGGCGTACCGCACCATCGACGACATCATCATGGAGCGCGCCCCGTCCGACTGGACGCCCGCGGCGCCGGTGGTGGGCAGCGTGATGGGCGCGATCGAGGGCCTGCTGGCCAGCGACTGGTTCGTGTTCTGGCGCTGCCGCGAGCTGATCGCCATGGGCCAGCTGGTGCTGCGCGGCAATGCCGACTCGCTCGACACCTGTGAACTGCGCCGCCATGCCGGCGGCGGGGGCGAATAAACAAGAATATATGGCCCGTACCAAGGCACCCGATTTCGAGGCGCAGCGCGAGCAGATCCTGGACCTGGCCGCCGCCGCCTTTGCCAACAGCAGCTACCCCAGCACCTCGATGGCCGACCTGGCCGCCGCCTGCGGCACCTCCAAGGCGCGGCTGTATCACTACTACGAGAGCAAGGAAGCGATCCTGTTCGACCTGCTGGACCGCTACACGCGCCGGCTGATGCTGCTCGTCACCGAAGTCGAAGCCGACGCCGAGCGCCATGCCCGCACCGACAAGGATGCCTTCGGCAACCTGATCCGCGCCTTCCTGGCCGAGTACGAAACCTCGCAGACGCGCCATATCGCGCTCATCAACGACGTCAAGTTCCTGGCCGAGGCCCAGCGCGACCTGATCCTGGGCCGCGAGCGCGACGTGGTCGCGGCGTTCTCGCGCCTGCTGCGCCGCGCCTACCCGGAGCGCGTCACGCGCGAGAACCAGACCGCGCTGACCATGACCATCTTCGGCATGATCAACTGGACCTTCACCTGGCTCAAGCCGGGCGGCCGGCTCTCGTACGCCGATTTTGCCGAGATGGTGGTCGACCTGCTCGAAGGCGGCCTGCCCGGCCGCGCTGCCGCCGGGCGCCGAGCATAGCCGGCGAGGCCGCGCCCGCGCCTACATCCACTCGGCCTCTTCCCGCTGGCGCCGCTGCTCGCGGTCCTGGCGGAACATCTCTTCGAGCTCGTCGCGCGCCTGGCGCGCCAGCGAGACCAGCTTCTTCTGGTCGGTGTAGTGCGGGTAGAAGCGGTCGATCGCCTCGATGTTGTGGCGCCGGAAGCGCAGCGCCACGTTGCGCGCCTCGCCCGGGTCGAAGCCCAGCCCTTCCAGCACGCGCCGGCCCAGCATCAGCGAGCCCTCGAACATCTCGCGCTCGAACAGCTGCACGCCCCGGTCCTTGAGCTGGTAGACATGCGAGACATGGCGCGCGCGGGCGTAGATCTGGAGCGCGGGGAAGCGCTCGCGCACGCGGTCGATCAGCGCCAGGCTGTCTTCCATGCTGTCGATGGCCACCACCAGGATGCGCGCGTCGGCAATGCCGGCGGCCTCCAGCAGGTCCAGTCGGGTGGCGTCGCCATAGAAGACCTTGAAGCCGTACTGGCGCAGGAATTCGATCTGGTCCGGATCGTGGTCCAGCACCGTCACGCCCACGCCCTGGGTATACAGCAGGCGGCCGATGATCTGGCCGAAGCGCCCGAAGCCGGCGATCAGCACCGGATTGTGCTGCGGCGTGATGACTTCATCCGGCCGCGCCTTGCCGGCGCCGATGCGCGGCGCCACCAGCCGGTCATAGGCCAGCAGCAGCAGCGGCGTGGCCACCATCGACAGCGCCACCACCAGCACCAGCAAGGCCTCGGTCTCGCGCGGCAGCAGCCCGGCGCCGCCGGCGACGCCGAACACCACGAAGGCAAATTCCCCACCCTGCGAGATCAGCAGCGCGAACAGCAGGCGCTGGCCACGGGCAATCGCAAAATACCGCGCCAGCAGCGCCAGCACCGCGGTCTTGGCCACCACGAAGGCCGCCACCAGGCCCAGCACCAGCCAGGGCCAGCGCGCCAGCACGGCAAAGTCGATCGACATGCCGACCGCCATGAAGAACAACCCCAATAGCAGGCCCTTGAACGGCTCCAGGTCGGCCTCGAGGGCGTGGCGGTATTCCGAATCGGCCAGCAGCACGCCGGCCAGGAAGGTGCCAAGCGCCATCGACAGGCCCACCGCGTCCATCATCAGCGCGATGCCCACCACCAGCAGCAGCGCAAAGGCGGTGAACATCTCGCGCATGTCGGTGCGGGCGATAAACCGCAGCGCCGGGCGCACCAGGTAGCGGCCGCCGGCCACCACCGCGCCGATGACCGCCACCGCCTTGCCGGCCGCGAGCCAGCCGGCCGCGCCGGTGCCCGCTCCCGCGGCGCCTTGCGTGGCCAGCAGCGGCAACAGCGCGATCATCGGGATCGCGGCGATGTCCTGGAACAGCAGGATGCCGAAACTGGCGGCCCCCGCCGGCGTGCCGAACAGGTTGCGCTCGGTCAGCGTCGCCAGCGCGATCGCGGTGGACGACAGTGCCAGCCCCAGCCCCGCCACCAGCGCCACCTGCCAGGACGCGCCGGCCAGCGCCGCGGCCACGCCGATCACCAGTGCGCAGGCGGCTAGCTGCGCGCCGCCGTAGCCGAAGATGCTACGCCGCAGCGCCCATAGCTTGCGCGGCTCCAGTTCCAGGCCGATCACGAACATCATCAGCACCACGCCGAATTCGGAGAAATGCAGGATCGATTCGACATCGGTCACCAGGCGCAGCGCGAACGGCCCGATCGCCGCGCCGGCGAGCAGGTAGCCCAGCACCGCGCCGAGCCCGCCGCGCCGCGCCAGCGGCACCGCCACTACCGCGGCGACCAGGAACACCAGCAGCGCAATCAGGAAATCATGCTGGTTCATGCCTGCGCCTCCGCCGGCGCCGGATGGGCGCCCAGCCGCCCGCAGACGTGGGCGATATGGTCGGCCAGCGCCTGGGCGTCGGCATTGTTGGCGTCGTGCAGCACCACCGGCGGCAGCCAGGTCATGCCGCACAGCAAGGCGGTCTGCTCCAGCGGCAGCAGGAATTCGGCGATCGGGTGGCCATGCGTGCCGTCCGGCCCGTACGCGTCGGCCGTGCCGCCGGTGCTGACCACCGCCAGCAGCGACTTGCCGCGCAGCGCGGTGCCGCCCGGGCCATAGGCCCAGCCCGGCTCGAGCACTTCGTCCAGCCACAGCTTGAGCAGGGCCGGCACGCTGTACCAGCGCACCGGGAACTGCAGCACGATGGTGTCCGACACCGACAGCACCCGCTGCTCGGCCACGACATCGATGTCGTAGTCGACATAGCTGCGGTAGAGGTCGCGTACCTGAACCTGCGGCAGCGCGTCCAGCGCGTCGGCCAGCGGCCGGTTCACGCGCGAGCGGCTGGGCGTCGGGTGCGCGTAGATCACAACGATGGGGGGCTCGGTCATCGAAAGACGTTGGGGCTGACTGGTAATGGGAAAAATCGGCGGGGCGCAGAAGAATTGTCGCGTTGCACCAAATCCACAGCTGAGGGCGCTCAACAATTCATCACATTTTTATAAGTATTTGTTTTTAAACAATTTAATCTGCCAGCACGGCCCGGTCGGTTTCTGCTGCGGCGCAGGAAGCTTACGTCGAACTGACAATTCCACTACAATACTTTTCGCTCTGCATCAAGTTGGTGTTTCCCCGAGTCTCGCACGGATGCGGGGAAAAGTGCCTGGAAAAACACCACCGCAGTGCCTATTTTTATCTGACTGCACCGGAAGGAATCATCGTGAACCCGCTCGAACTGAGCAAGGCCGTCGGCGCACTGACCGACGAAGATCTGCGCAAGGCAGCCGAAGCCGCCCAAGCCGCCCACCGCGCCACCGTCCTGGTGCGCGAGCTGTCGGCCCACCACCGCTCGCGTCTGCTGAAGCATTTCCTCGCCCTGGGCGAGGAGGATCGCCTGCTCCGTTTCGGCCAGTCGGTGGGCGACCACGTGATCGAAGCCTACGTCGACAGCATCGACTTCGACCATGACAGCGTGTTTGGCGTCTACGACGACAAGCTCGAGCTGATCGGCGTCGGCCATTTCGCCAACCTGCGCGACAACGCCCAGGGTCGTGTGGCGGAGTTCGGCGTGTCGGTGTCGGGCAGCGCGCGCGGCCGCGGCATCGGCAGCGCGCTGTTCGAGCGTGCCGCGATCCACGGTCGCAATACCAACGTGCGCACGCTCTACATGCACTGCCTGTCGCGCAACGCCGCGATGATGCATATCGCCAAGAAGGCAGGCATGAAGGTCCAGTATGCCTACGGCGAGGCCGACGCCTACCTGGAACTGCCGCCGGCGGATGCCGCCAGCCGCCTGAGCGAGGCGCTGGACGAACAGCTCGCCGACCTGGACTACGCGGTGCGCCGCAACCTGCGCGACGCACGCCGCTTCGGCCTGCGCTTCTGGCGCACCATGGTGCCGCAGAAGCATACCGCCTGAGCGGCCGGCCTGAAGGCCGGACGGCATCGACAAAAACGGCGCATCGCAACGATGCGCCGTTTTGCTTTGCAGGCCGACAGGCGCCGCTCAGGCCGCGCCGCCTACCGGCAGCGCCGTGGTGTCCTTGATGCTTTCCAGCGCGAAGCTCGAGCGCACGTCGATCACCGACGGATGCGCCAGCAGTTGTTCCTGCATGAAGCGCGCAAAGTGTTCCATGTTCTCGACATAGACCTTGAGCAGCAGGTCCATCTCCCCGGTCATGGCATGGCACGCCGCGACCTCCGGCCACACCGCGATGGAGGCGCGAAACAGGTCCAGCGGGGCCTTGCCTTTGGGCGCCCCGCCATGCTTTTCCAGCCGCACATTGATATAGGCCAGCAGGCCGAGGCCGATCTTGTTGGGCTCCAGCAGTGCCGCGTACTGCCGGATCACGCCGATCTCTTCCAGCCGCCGGATGCGGCGCAGGCAGGGGCTGGGCGACAGGTTGACGCGCTCGGCCACCTCCAGGTTGGTCAACCGGCCGTTGGTCTGCAGCACTTCCAGGATCTTCCGGTCGATCTTGTCCAACTCCACCTTGCTCACGATATTGTTGCTCCGCAATATGTTTATTGGCAATTTTTTTGCGCAAATTTAGCAAGCCGTGCACAAGTACGCAATTTTTTGTGAAATTACGTCCGATCCGCGCCCGGTTTTGGGGGGTGGGCGGCCTTATCGGTCACTCGCGCGTCAGCCGTTCGGGCCGGGCAAATCCGAGTCTGGTGGCGCTGCCGGGAGTCGCGGAGGCGCGCTGACCGGAGATCGGGCGAGGTGGTGCGCAGGTTCCGGCAAACAGGGAAGCGGCATTCTACGGGTGTTTGCGCCTGCGCCAGCGGGTTCCTGACCCGGACCGGTCCACGTTGTCCGCTGAACGGACAAAAAAAGCGCGCGGCCGTAAGGCTCGCGCGCCTGGTGGGGTCCCTGGCAGCGGCGCTCAGGCCGCGCTGCCGGCACTGCTCAGCCGCCGCTGGTCGACGGTGCCGCCGGGTTGGCGGGCGCCGGCTGGCTGCCCGGGGCGGCCTGGCCGCGCTGGCCGCGTTCGCCATGATGAGGACGATCGCGGTGCATTTTCTCCATGCCCGCGCGGATTTCATCGCTGGTCAGCTTGCCGTCGCGGTTGGCGTCGAGCTGGTCGAAGCGCTTGGCCAGGCGCGGCAGGCCGGCGTTGGCCTCGGCCTTGGTCAGCGCGCCGTCGCCGTTCTTGTCGGCGGCCTTGAACTTCTCGTCGAAGGCGGCCTGCATGCGCGCGTGATGCTCGGCCATGGCGGCCTTGCGCTGCGCGTCCATCTCGGCCTTGTCGATCTTGCCGTCGCGGTTGGTGTCGAGCTTGTTGAACCACGCGTCGGCCTCGGCCTTGGAAATGGCGCCGTCGCCGTCGGTATCGATGGCCTTCATCCACATGCCGCCACCGTGGTGGCGATGGTGGTGGCCCATGCCCGGCTTGCCGGCCGGAGCTGCGCCCGGTGCAGCGGGGGCGCTGGCCTGGGCAAAGGCGCCGCCGGCAACCAGGAGGGCGGCCGAGGCGGCCAGGAACTGTTTCAGGATCTGCGGCTTGTGATTGCGTTGCATGTCTTGCTCCTTTTCATCACGTTGGCATGTACGGATTAGAACGCGGACGATGCAGCGAAGTTGGCGCTTTTAATACGATGTTACCCGCCTCACAGAAAGCCGTGCGCGGCGTAAGGGAACGCAAGCAAGCGCGAATATTCGATGCGCCGGCAGCCTATGGCTGCCCTTTCGGCGTGAGCTGGCCTTCATCCGCCGCTTCGGGCGACATCACCGATTGGTACTGGCGCGGATCGACGGGCTGAGGCTGGGGCTGGGGCTGGAATTGCTGTTGGGCCTGCTGCGCAGGTGGCTGCGCTTGCGGCTGCGGCTGGGCAGCCTGCCCGGGCGGCTGGCCGCGCGGAGGCTGGGCCGGTGCGGGCTGGGCAGCCTGCGCCGGCGGCGGCATGGGCGTCGCCATGGGCGCCGCCGCGCCGGCGGGCGGCGTCGGCAGCGGGCTGGCGGCACGCGGCGCACCGCGCGTGGCAGCCGCCTGCAGCGGCAGGGCGATCTCCTGGCGTACGCCATTGCGCTCGATCACCACGGCGCGCTGGCGCACTTCCACCAGCCGGAGCTGCGGCGCCAGGTCGGCACCCATGCGCACCGCCTTGGCCGGGCCGCCATCGATGGAAACGATCGCCGCGCTGGTGCCGCCGCCGAGCTCGGCCACCACGCCGAGCAGTTGCACGTTGCTCGGTCCGGCCTGCGCCGAGCCGCCGAACAGCGTCGCGACCGCGCCGGTCTCGACCGCCTCGGTCTGCGCCACGCGCGCGCTCTTGGGCACCGGGATGGTCCGCATCGCACTGAACGTCAGCACCCAGTAGGTGACCAGCGCGCACAGCGCGATAAACAGCGCCACGCTGGCCAGGCGTGGCAGCCACAGCGCGGAGGCATCGAAGCGGAATGAAGGCCGGAGGGACAATTGCATGGATCGGGACCCTGGATACCCGCCGCGGCGGGTCATGGCGCGAGAGCGCGGACGCGCCAAGCGTACCAGAGCCCCATGACACTGTCTGCCGCGCCGACGATGCCGTCGCCGGGCCGGCCGGGTCGCTTAAAGCAGGTCGTCCAGCAGGTCGGGGCCGAACACCTCGCGCTCGATATGCCCCACCGGCACGCCCGCGCTCACCAGCGCGTGACGCTGCGCCTGCATGAAGCCAAGCGGCCCGCACAGGTGGAAGCGGCCATCGACAAAGCGTTGCAGGTCGGGCTGGCGCAGCATCTCGGCCAGCGGCATGGTGCCGGCATGGTCGTAATCGCGGCCGGCGGCGTCGCCCGCCTGCGGGAACTCATAGCTGATGTGCGTGACCAGCGCGGGCAGGCGCTCGCGCGCCCATTGCAGATCGGCGCGATGGGCATGGTGGTGGCCGTCGCGGGCGGCGTGGGCGAACAGCACCGGCCGTTGCGAGCCTTGCGCGGCCAGGGTGCGCAGCACCGACAGCATCGGCGTGATGCCGATCCCACCCGACAGCAGCACCAGCGGACGGCGGCTTTCCAGCGCCGGCGTGAACTCGCCGAACGGTGCGCTGACCTTGAGCTCGGCACCCTCATGGGCGTTGGCGTGCAGCCAGTTGGACACCGCGCCGGCCGGCGCGGCCTGGTCGCCGTCCTCGCGTTTGACCGAGATGCGCCAGGTCGGCAGACCGGCCTCGGCCGACAGCGAATACTGGCGCAGCTGGCGCGTGCCGTCGTCCAGGCGCGCCTCGACGCTGATGTACTGGCCCGGGCGGAAATCACGCAGCGGCTGGCCGTCGGCCGCGGCCAGCGTCAGCGCCACCACCTGGCCGCCCTGCGCTTCGCGGCGCACCACGCGCACCGGCATCAACATGCCGGCGGACACGCCGGTGCGCTGGTACAGGCGAGCCTCGGCGGCGATCAGCTCGCCCGCCAGCAGCCAGTAGGCCTCGTCCCAGGCCGCCAGCAGCGGCGGCGTGGCGGCCTCGCCCAGCACCGCGGAGATCGCGCCGAGCAGGTGGCGGCCGACGATCGGGTAATGCGCCGGCGTGATGCCTACGGCCGCGTGCTTGTGCACGATGCGCTCGACCACCGGTCCCAGTGCCGCCGCGTTGTCGATATTGGCCGCGTAGGCGAACACGGCCGACGCCAGCGACTGCTGCTGGCTGCCGTTAGCCTGGTTGCCCATGTTGAACAGCTGGGTCAGCTCGGGCCGGTCGGCGAACATCTCGCGGTAGAAATGCGTGGTGATGGCCAGGCCATGCTCGCGCAGCACGGGCACGCTTGCATCGATGTAGGGGCGGGAAGCGGCGGACAGCATCAGGTATCACTCCGTTTTATTCATGCAGGCAAGATGCATGTTTTTGGACAACAAAAAACCGGCATTCGCCGGCCATGTGCGGATCCTGTCCGCTCAGGCCGAACGCCGGTTCAGGAAATCACGATGCAGGCGGATGATCGATTCGGCGGTGTGGCTGCCGGTGACATCGGCCAGCGTGACGTCGTCGAGCGCGCGGTAGAAGGCTTGCTCGGCCACGTCCAGCGCACGCTTCAGGCGGCAGTTGCCGTTCAGCGCGCAGGGCGGGTTGTCGCAGTCGATCACCGGCCGGTGCCCTTCCAGCTCGCGCAGGATGGTGCCGATGGTGAGGCGCTCGGCGCCGGGGCCCAGCTGCAGGCCGCCATGGCGGCCGCGCGTGGCGCTGACCCAGCCCAGCTTCGACAGCCGCGCCGCCACCTTGACCAGATGGTTGTGCGAGATGCCGAACTGCTGGCCCACCTCGGCGATCGTGATGGGCCGGCTGCCGTCGCCACGGGCGACGTACATCAACAGGCGCAGCGCGTAGTCGGAGAAGCGGGTCAGTTGCATCGTGGCGTGATGTTAAAAAAGATGCATCCTGAATGCAAGTTATATTTTCCCCCGGCGTGATACGGTGCGGGATCGCCCAAAAACGCCGGCCAGCATTGTGCCTCACAACACACTTCGCAGCCGCCCCCTCCGGGGCCGCCCATAAAAGAGTCATAAGGCGCCGGTTATACTGACTGGCGAACCCGGCCCCGCCAGCGCCCTGGCGCGGGTCCCGCCATTCCAGCAACGAGGTCTTACCAATAATGCGCAGATTCACTTCCCAGCTTGCCCGCCCCGCCCGTCCTGCCCGCCGCGCGCGCGGCTTTACCCTGATCGAGATCATGGTCGTGATCGTGATCCTCGGCGTGCTGGCGGCACTGGTGGTGCCCAAGATCATGAGCCGTCCGGACGAGGCCCGCATCGTCGCGGCGCGCCAGGATATCTCGTCGATCATGCAGGCGCTCAAGCTGTACCGCCTCGACAACAGCCGCTATCCGACCACCGAGCAGGGCCTGGGCGCGCTGGTGACCAAGCCTACCACCGAGCCGGTGCCCAACAACTGGAAGGGCGGCGGCTACCTGGAAAAACTGCCCAAGGATCCGTGGGGCCATCCCTACCAGTACCTGAACCCCGGCGTGCGCGGCGAAATCGACGTGTTCAGCTTCGGTGCCGACGGCCAGGCCGGCGGCAACGCCAACGACGCCGATATCGGCAACTGGGAGTAAGCGCTCCTGCCGCCCGCCCTTGCCGCTTCCCTCATGACCACGGCGCCGCGCCGCCGCGCCGCCGCGCCGCGGCACTCCGGCTTCACGCTGCTGGAACTGCTGGTGGTGATGGTGATCGCCGGCATCGTGATCTCGCTGGTCGCGGTCAATGCCTCGCCCAACGAGCGCGGCCGCGTGCTTGACGACGGCCAGCGCATCGCGCGGCTGTTCGAGCTGGCGCAGGAAGAAGCGCAGCTGGGCGCGCGCCCGCTCGCCTGGGAAGGCGACGCCGGCGGCTGGCGCTTCCTCGAGTCGACCCCCAACGGCTGGATCCCCCTGCGCACCGACGTGTTCGCGCCCGGCACCTGGCGCCTCGCGCTGGACCAGGTCATCGTCGCCGAAGGCGGCCGCAGCACCGGCACCAACAGCCCGCCGCGGCTGATCTTCGGGCGCGAGCTGATCGATGCGCCGCAGCGCCTGGTGCTGGTGCGCGGCGATATCCGCGTCGATGTTGTTGGCGACGGCAGCGGCCGCTATTTCGCCAGCACGCCATGACGCGCCCGCGCTCGCCCGCAAGCCCGCGCCGCCGCGCGTCTGGCTTCACGCTGATCGAAGTGCTGGTGGCGCTGACCATCCTGGCGGTGGCGCTGACCGCGGCGATGCGTGCGATGGGCTCGATGGTCGATGCCAGCGCGTCGCTGCAGAACCGCATGCTGGCCGAATGGAGCGCCGAGAACCACCTGGCCGCGCTGCGCCTCGCCAAGACCTGGCCCGAGCCCGGCGTCAGCGGCTATGCCTGCCCGCAGGGCGGCACGCCGCTGTACTGCGAGCAAGCCGTGTCGGTCACGCCAAATCCGGTGTTCCGCCGCGTCGAGATCGCGGTCTATCCGTCCGCCACCGACAAGTCGGTACGGCTGGCGTGGCTCGTCACCATCGTTCCCAATGAAATCCGCAACGTGCTCTGAGCGCCGGCGCGGGCGCCGATCCGCCGG
This window harbors:
- the paaD gene encoding 1,2-phenylacetyl-CoA epoxidase subunit PaaD, encoding MDVTAFPSHHVQNAGATAQARVARAWAVLEAVPDPEIPVVSIRELGILREVAAGPDGVLEIVITPTYSGCPAMSQIGEDIGQALDRAGLAPWRIRTVLAPAWTTDWITPAARERLRAFGIAPPGQCGTPAGAQPLRFVPRAARAGAPDVVACPRCGGLHTQQISRFASTACKALYRCLDCREPFDYFKPY
- the paaC gene encoding 1,2-phenylacetyl-CoA epoxidase subunit PaaC, with the protein product MIASPQPAVPASLDHLPPARTAALRYVLRLADNALILGQRNAEWCGHGPVLEEDIALANISLDLIGQARLLYGRAGELEAELTGLPRHEDDYAYWRAEREFRNWTLLELPHRGPLSGNAAAERDYAVTIVRNFLYSALMVELWQALQASRDEQLAAIAAKAIKEARYHLHHAAGWVVRLGDGTEASHARMQGALEHLLPYMNECFAEDAVEIDAAAQGIGVVSATLRPAWDATVAETLEAATLTLPAATGFVSAGKHGVHSEHMSYLLGEMQGLARAHPGAQW
- the kefC gene encoding glutathione-regulated potassium-efflux system protein KefC; its protein translation is MNQHDFLIALLVFLVAAVVAVPLARRGGLGAVLGYLLAGAAIGPFALRLVTDVESILHFSEFGVVLMMFVIGLELEPRKLWALRRSIFGYGGAQLAACALVIGVAAALAGASWQVALVAGLGLALSSTAIALATLTERNLFGTPAGAASFGILLFQDIAAIPMIALLPLLATQGAAGAGTGAAGWLAAGKAVAVIGAVVAGGRYLVRPALRFIARTDMREMFTAFALLLVVGIALMMDAVGLSMALGTFLAGVLLADSEYRHALEADLEPFKGLLLGLFFMAVGMSIDFAVLARWPWLVLGLVAAFVVAKTAVLALLARYFAIARGQRLLFALLISQGGEFAFVVFGVAGGAGLLPRETEALLVLVVALSMVATPLLLLAYDRLVAPRIGAGKARPDEVITPQHNPVLIAGFGRFGQIIGRLLYTQGVGVTVLDHDPDQIEFLRQYGFKVFYGDATRLDLLEAAGIADARILVVAIDSMEDSLALIDRVRERFPALQIYARARHVSHVYQLKDRGVQLFEREMFEGSLMLGRRVLEGLGFDPGEARNVALRFRRHNIEAIDRFYPHYTDQKKLVSLARQARDELEEMFRQDREQRRQREEAEWM
- a CDS encoding TetR/AcrR family transcriptional regulator, encoding MARTKAPDFEAQREQILDLAAAAFANSSYPSTSMADLAAACGTSKARLYHYYESKEAILFDLLDRYTRRLMLLVTEVEADAERHARTDKDAFGNLIRAFLAEYETSQTRHIALINDVKFLAEAQRDLILGRERDVVAAFSRLLRRAYPERVTRENQTALTMTIFGMINWTFTWLKPGGRLSYADFAEMVVDLLEGGLPGRAAAGRRA
- the paaE gene encoding 1,2-phenylacetyl-CoA epoxidase subunit PaaE; this encodes MTPQFHPLRVAQVRPETADTISIAFEVPDALRDAYRFTQGQFLTLRAPVDGKDLRRSYSICSAVQDYDAHGELRVAVKLVEDGLFSGHLHDSIAPGQVIDVMTPDGRFHVPLDANAARHYVAFAAGSGITPVLSLVRTTLQAEPHSRFTLVYGNRNVDSIIFSEALEDLKNQYLARFTLYHVLSRQPQEVDLLHGRLDHARVSAFLQTLIPVDDIDAAFVCGPASMIDEVEAALRDAGLDPHRIHAERFGVPLAPTRSKPAAAHANHADHAGTAELVVVLDGKQHSMRLPLEDANVLDTALAAGLDLPYACKGGVCCTCRAKVLEGKVEMEKNYTLEPWEMDKGFVLTCQARALTPRVVVSYDER
- a CDS encoding DUF1835 domain-containing protein, translated to MQYIHVVNGDVAGTTLRQALAQAARPDPVVVLRDDLAVGPLADIDSTGMIRSGFWQRVAPHTDIDFAAEMRQALDQLLALRQDDMEVAIWHGQSAADQLMLRRVVFHLYQAPQRINEVAMDLRELETPAQGNLAAIGMYSPARLARRFSTIAPVSVLRLGRLGYEWQQNVKENADVRLWKGNTLVPAAYRTIDDIIMERAPSDWTPAAPVVGSVMGAIEGLLASDWFVFWRCRELIAMGQLVLRGNADSLDTCELRRHAGGGGE